Proteins found in one Pyrus communis chromosome 15, drPyrComm1.1, whole genome shotgun sequence genomic segment:
- the LOC137717281 gene encoding putative glutathione peroxidase 7, chloroplastic: protein MASMSFSATFSTPLQSFSKAKAKIRSNSSASCPPMACWIKSSFGSSKSALFRNGLSLQSENFNGVLIKSRSLGVYARAATERSLYDFTVKDIDGKDVPLSKFKGKVLLVVNVASRCGLTSSNYSELSHLYEKYKPQGFEILAFPCNQFGGQEPGSNGEIKQFACTRFKAEFPIFDKVDVNGPSTAPVYQFLKSSAGGFLGDIIKWNFEKFLVDKNGKVVERYPPTTSPFQIEKDIQKLVAA from the exons ATGGCTTCCATGTCCTTCTCTGCAACTTTTTCAACACCTTTACAGAgtttttcaaaagcaaaagcaaaaataaggTCGAATTCTTCAGCTTCATGCCCTCCCATGGCGTGCTGGATCAAATCCTCATTTGGGTCTTCTAAATCAGCACTTTTCCGAAATGGGTTGTCTTTGCAATCGGAGAATTTTAATGGGGTTTTGATCAAATCTCGGTCTTTGGGTGTTTATGCCAGAGCAGCTACAGAAAGGTCTCTCTATGATTTCACTGTCAAG GATATTGATGGTAAGGATGTTCCTCTTAGCAAGTTCAAGGGGAAGGTTCTTTTGGTTGTCAATGTTGCTTCAAGAtg TGGCTTGACTTCTTCAAATTACTCAGAACTGTCACACTTGTATGAGAAGTACAAACCTCAAG GATTTGAGATTCTAGCTTTCCCTTGCAATCAGTTTGGGGGCCAAGAACCCGGATCAAATGGGGAAATCAAGCAGTTTGCTTGTACAAGGTTTAAAGCCGAATTCCCGATTTTTGACAAG GTTGATGTCAACGGTCCCAGCACAGCTCCAGTTTACCAGTTTCTGAAATCAAGTGCAGGAGGTTTTCTAGGTGACATTATCAAGTGGAATTTTGAGAAGTTTTTGGTGGACAAGAATGGAAAAGTTGTTGAGAGATACccaccaacaacatccccttTTCAAATTGAG AAGGATATCCAGAAACTGGTCGCAGCTTGA